From the genome of Winogradskyella forsetii, one region includes:
- a CDS encoding DCC1-like thiol-disulfide oxidoreductase family protein has protein sequence MKTLQNQTLLYDKDCPLCNVYTRGFIKAKMLDSNGRKAYCDLNNDEQHFIDLQRATNEIALFDTNNKTVIYGIDSLLRVIGNSMPWVEKIGNLKPVKLGLKKLYSFISFNRKVIIPNKEDSSQKLQCVPDFNYKYRYIYILIATLITSLVLFNFSRMISIIPESNFLRECLIALGQIGFQALFISKLKSDKQINYLGNLMTVSLMGSLFLIPVLIINSFFVIPEIALLAWFGLTVTLMLLEHLRRVKILELPKYLSATWLLYRVVVLLLILSL, from the coding sequence CAAAGATTGTCCATTATGTAACGTATATACAAGAGGATTTATTAAAGCCAAAATGCTAGACAGTAATGGTCGTAAAGCCTATTGTGATTTAAATAATGACGAACAACACTTTATAGACCTCCAAAGAGCAACAAATGAAATCGCGCTTTTTGACACTAACAACAAAACTGTTATTTATGGAATTGATAGCTTACTTAGGGTGATTGGAAACTCAATGCCATGGGTAGAAAAAATCGGTAATTTAAAACCTGTAAAACTCGGACTTAAAAAATTATACTCTTTTATTTCCTTTAACCGAAAAGTCATAATTCCGAACAAGGAAGACAGCAGCCAAAAGCTTCAATGTGTACCAGATTTTAACTATAAATACAGATACATTTATATTCTGATCGCAACTTTAATCACAAGTCTCGTTCTTTTCAACTTTAGTAGAATGATTAGTATTATTCCAGAATCTAATTTTTTACGGGAATGTTTAATCGCTTTAGGACAAATTGGATTTCAAGCGCTCTTCATTTCAAAATTAAAGTCTGACAAACAAATTAATTACCTCGGAAATCTCATGACAGTTTCATTAATGGGAAGTCTGTTTTTAATTCCTGTTTTAATAATCAATTCATTCTTCGTAATACCAGAAATAGCTTTACTCGCTTGGTTCGGATTAACAGTGACTTTAATGTTACTTGAACATTTGAGACGTGTTAAGATTTTAGAATTACCCAAGTATTTATCGGCAACTTGGTTGCTCTATCGTGTCGTTGTCTTATTATTAATCTTAAGTCTATAA
- a CDS encoding TIGR01777 family oxidoreductase: MKTIIIAGGTGFLGQVLESYFSKKGYDTKILTRKPTKPNHIYWNAKELDHWTASLEGADALINLTGKSVDCRYTEANRKLIYDSRIDSTHILGLAVNLCENPPKVWMNMSTSTIYEGSYTKEMTEIDGDIGNDFSMNIAKSWEAAFNSIITPKTKKVILRTAIVLGKSGGALIPLKRLTQFGLGGKQWHGKQKVSWIHKTDFARAINFLIEKPFEGTFNIVSSKPTTNAVLMKTLRNTLEMPFGISHPKWLLKFGAKLIGTEPELVLKSRNVIPKRLTDSGFLFLYTDIEIAIENLLKK; this comes from the coding sequence ATGAAAACCATAATCATAGCTGGTGGAACAGGTTTTTTAGGTCAGGTATTAGAATCCTATTTTTCTAAAAAGGGATACGACACTAAAATCCTAACTCGAAAACCCACAAAACCAAATCATATCTATTGGAATGCTAAGGAATTAGACCATTGGACCGCATCGTTAGAAGGTGCAGATGCGCTCATCAATCTCACAGGAAAATCTGTAGATTGTAGATATACTGAGGCCAACAGAAAACTGATTTACGATTCTCGAATAGACTCTACTCACATTTTAGGCTTAGCTGTAAACTTATGCGAAAATCCACCAAAAGTTTGGATGAACATGTCTACATCAACTATTTACGAAGGTTCATATACTAAAGAGATGACCGAAATAGATGGCGATATCGGTAATGATTTCTCTATGAATATTGCCAAATCTTGGGAAGCCGCTTTCAACAGTATTATAACACCAAAAACAAAAAAAGTTATTTTAAGAACAGCAATTGTATTAGGAAAAAGTGGTGGTGCGCTAATTCCCTTAAAACGCTTAACACAATTTGGTCTAGGTGGCAAACAGTGGCACGGAAAACAAAAAGTAAGTTGGATTCACAAAACGGACTTCGCTAGAGCAATTAATTTTTTAATTGAAAAACCTTTCGAAGGTACTTTTAATATTGTCTCATCAAAACCCACAACAAATGCCGTTTTAATGAAAACTTTACGTAACACATTAGAAATGCCCTTCGGAATCTCACATCCAAAGTGGCTTCTTAAATTTGGTGCGAAATTAATTGGTACAGAACCTGAACTGGTACTAAAAAGTAGAAATGTAATTCCAAAACGATTAACAGATAGCGGTTTCTTATTTTTATACACAGATATTGAAATTGCTATAGAAAATCTATTAAAAAAATAA
- a CDS encoding YqjF family protein, giving the protein MTFLKAYWKNLILINYEIDPNILKPFVPKGTQLDSFNGKYYVSVVGFMFMNTKVLGLKLPFHINFEEVNLRFYVKHNGKRGVVFIKEIVPKALITFVANTIYHEHYQTSKMKHSWMEHQNYNEFQYQWRSNQKWQSISVKTEKDFSSIRDNSEEQFITEHYFGYTKHGNKTYEYEVVHPTWRQLKVVDFNVNMNFEDNYGQRFKNLQMDYLIKMGLIF; this is encoded by the coding sequence ATGACATTTTTAAAAGCCTATTGGAAAAACCTCATTCTCATTAATTACGAGATTGATCCAAATATCTTAAAACCATTTGTACCAAAAGGAACACAACTCGATAGTTTTAACGGTAAATATTATGTTAGCGTGGTTGGGTTTATGTTTATGAATACAAAAGTTTTAGGATTAAAACTTCCGTTCCATATCAACTTTGAAGAAGTGAATCTTCGGTTTTATGTTAAACATAACGGCAAGAGAGGGGTTGTTTTTATTAAAGAAATCGTTCCGAAAGCATTAATTACATTCGTGGCAAACACCATATATCATGAGCATTATCAAACAAGTAAAATGAAGCACAGCTGGATGGAGCATCAAAATTATAACGAGTTTCAATACCAATGGAGATCAAATCAAAAATGGCAATCTATTTCCGTAAAAACCGAAAAAGACTTTTCTAGTATTAGGGATAATTCAGAAGAACAATTTATTACTGAACATTATTTTGGCTACACTAAACACGGCAATAAAACCTATGAATATGAGGTTGTTCATCCTACTTGGCGACAACTAAAAGTAGTTGATTTTAATGTGAACATGAATTTTGAAGATAACTATGGTCAACGTTTCAAAAATCTTCAAATGGACTACCTAATAAAAATGGGACTAATTTTTTAG
- a CDS encoding IS3 family transposase (programmed frameshift) yields the protein MAKRYDNELKVTIVELLQSGMKAKQISEDYGVATSLISRWKKDYEAKSGDFSKKRELTMEEQELKSLRKELRDVKMERDNLKKGSKHLFQERPLKYQFILSNESDFVVEKMCKCMHVSKNAYYNWRKNRDLVRTKDSVILLKERIRAIFEDSKEIYGSCRIQKMLERENLNYCRSYIAILMKEMGLKSVLKRKFVNTTDSKHNFPLAKNELDREFSSSTIGEKWVSDITYIRVNDNWNYLTTIIDLADRKVVGWALSEDMTVQNTVLKAWIHARRNRTISNNFIFHSDRGVQYAANTMTSIFSFNSNITQSMSRKGNCWDNAVAESFFKTIKHEWLYRFKFTSYLQLFDKISQYITWYNTKRIHSSLDYLTPLEMELKLKRIINNAA from the exons ATGGCAAAAAGATATGACAATGAATTAAAGGTTACAATAGTAGAACTATTGCAATCAGGAATGAAAGCAAAACAAATAAGTGAGGATTATGGTGTTGCTACCAGCCTTATAAGTCGCTGGAAAAAGGATTACGAGGCTAAATCTGGAGACTTTTCCAAGAAAAGAGAACTTACTATGGAAGAGCAAGAACTTAAATCGTTACGTAAAGAATTACGAGATGTAAAAATGGAGCGTGATA ATCTTAAAAAAGGCAGTAAGCATCTTTTCCAAGAGCGACCACTAAAATATCAATTCATTTTATCAAATGAATCAGATTTTGTGGTTGAGAAGATGTGTAAATGTATGCATGTCAGTAAAAACGCATATTACAATTGGCGTAAGAATAGGGATTTAGTAAGGACTAAAGACTCTGTAATATTACTAAAGGAAAGGATTAGAGCTATTTTTGAAGATAGTAAAGAGATTTATGGAAGCTGTAGAATACAGAAAATGTTAGAACGAGAAAACTTGAATTATTGCCGTTCCTATATTGCAATATTGATGAAAGAAATGGGGTTAAAAAGTGTTTTAAAAAGAAAGTTTGTAAATACAACAGATTCCAAGCATAACTTTCCATTGGCTAAAAATGAGCTAGATAGAGAATTTTCAAGTTCAACAATAGGAGAAAAATGGGTGTCTGACATCACTTACATTAGAGTAAATGACAACTGGAATTATCTAACAACTATTATAGATTTAGCAGACAGAAAGGTTGTAGGATGGGCGTTAAGCGAAGATATGACTGTACAGAATACGGTGTTAAAAGCTTGGATTCATGCCAGAAGAAATCGAACTATTTCAAATAATTTCATATTTCATTCCGATAGAGGCGTTCAGTATGCAGCCAATACAATGACAAGTATTTTTTCTTTCAATAGCAATATAACACAATCCATGAGTAGAAAAGGGAACTGTTGGGATAATGCAGTAGCAGAAAGCTTTTTTAAGACCATTAAGCACGAATGGCTATATCGGTTTAAGTTTACGTCATACTTACAGTTATTTGACAAAATAAGCCAGTACATTACTTGGTATAATACTAAAAGAATTCATTCAAGCTTAGATTACTTAACACCACTTGAAATGGAACTTAAATTAAAACGAATTATTAACAATGCGGCCTAA
- a CDS encoding sigma-70 family RNA polymerase sigma factor, which yields MPKHQIDPNNWVKLYSDYLFNYTITRVNDRLIAQDLISETFLAGLKSMKNFKGEASERTWLISILKRKIIDYYRKINSKKGKAEVRMGYINNEESEGDWLEERVADPFDKTAEDTLVNSELGDAIYDCLAKLPEKQADVFKMKTILGYDTETICNELDITASNLWVIIHRARTALAECMEKNWFK from the coding sequence ATGCCTAAGCATCAAATAGACCCAAATAATTGGGTAAAATTATATTCAGATTACCTCTTCAATTACACCATTACACGTGTAAATGATCGCCTTATTGCTCAGGATTTAATTTCTGAAACTTTTTTGGCTGGCTTAAAATCCATGAAAAATTTTAAAGGAGAGGCTAGTGAACGTACATGGCTAATTTCAATCTTAAAGCGAAAAATTATTGATTATTACCGAAAAATAAATTCTAAAAAAGGTAAGGCTGAAGTGCGAATGGGTTATATCAATAATGAAGAATCCGAAGGTGATTGGCTGGAAGAACGCGTAGCTGACCCTTTTGACAAAACGGCTGAAGATACTTTAGTCAATTCTGAATTAGGTGATGCCATCTACGATTGTTTAGCAAAACTACCGGAAAAACAAGCCGATGTTTTTAAGATGAAAACAATTCTGGGATACGATACAGAAACTATTTGTAATGAATTGGATATTACTGCGTCTAATCTATGGGTAATTATCCATAGAGCTAGAACTGCATTGGCAGAATGCATGGAAAAAAATTGGTTTAAATAA
- a CDS encoding UbiA prenyltransferase family protein, whose protein sequence is MHIFKHIFHFYLNSSIHVALAACALTWVSLVELELGYDQNLLLFVFFASVTGYNFVKYFGVAKFHHRSLAGWLRFIQGFSLLAFLAMCYFAFSLEIETLILIGILGTITFFYAIPIMIPRQFLFDDHKNLRQIGGIKVYVIALVWTFTSVILPVVNNEMSINANIIILTVQRFCFVLVLMLPFEIRDLNYDSIKLATIPQKIGIKKTKFMGVLLLMIFVILDYFKEQFKEEAFISTLVITAITLLFLLFSNKNQSKYYSAFWVESLPIVWLSILLLLS, encoded by the coding sequence ATGCACATATTCAAACACATCTTTCACTTTTATTTGAATAGTAGTATTCATGTGGCGTTGGCAGCTTGTGCATTGACGTGGGTTTCACTCGTTGAATTGGAGTTGGGATATGATCAAAACCTGTTGTTATTTGTGTTTTTTGCTAGTGTTACCGGTTATAATTTTGTGAAGTATTTTGGTGTGGCCAAATTTCATCATCGCAGTTTAGCAGGCTGGCTAAGGTTTATCCAAGGGTTTTCATTGTTGGCTTTTTTAGCGATGTGTTATTTTGCTTTTTCTCTTGAAATAGAAACCCTAATCCTCATTGGAATTTTGGGAACCATTACCTTCTTTTATGCGATTCCTATCATGATTCCTAGACAGTTTTTGTTTGATGACCATAAAAATTTAAGGCAAATTGGAGGTATAAAAGTGTATGTTATTGCTTTGGTCTGGACATTCACTTCTGTTATTTTACCAGTAGTAAATAATGAAATGTCTATAAATGCTAACATCATCATTCTAACTGTGCAACGCTTCTGTTTTGTATTGGTTTTAATGTTACCGTTTGAAATAAGGGATTTGAATTATGATAGTATAAAATTAGCAACCATTCCTCAAAAAATTGGCATAAAAAAAACCAAGTTTATGGGCGTTTTATTGTTAATGATTTTTGTGATCTTGGATTATTTTAAAGAGCAATTCAAAGAAGAAGCTTTCATCTCCACATTGGTCATTACCGCAATTACATTGCTTTTTTTGTTGTTTTCAAACAAAAACCAATCGAAATATTATAGTGCGTTTTGGGTGGAAAGTTTACCAATAGTTTGGTTGTCAATTTTGTTGTTGCTTAGCTAA